Below is a window of Planctomycetes bacterium MalM25 DNA.
CGACCGTCGAGGTCGTCGAGGGCATGCAGTTCGACCGCGGCTACCTGTCGCCGCACTTCGTCACCGACGAAGACGACATGGAGGCGGTCCTCGAGAACGCCCTGGTGCTGGTCTTTGAAGAGAAGATCTCCAGCGCGAAGCTGCTGGTCCCCGTCCTCGAAGCGGTCAGCAAGAGCGGCAAGCCGCTGCTGATCATCGCCGAGGACATCGAGGGCGAAGCCCTGGCGACGCTGGTCGTCAACAAGCTCCGCGGCATCGTCAACGTCTGTGCGGTGAAGGCCCCCGGCTACGGCGACCGCCGCAAGGCGATGCTCGGAGACATCGCGACGCTCACCGGCGGCTCGGCCATCTTCAAGGACCTGGGCATCAAGCTCGACGCGGTCCAGCTGACCGATCTCGGCAAGGCGAAGAAGGTCATCGTCGGTTCGGGCAACACCACGATCGTCGGCGGTGGCGGCGGCAAGGACGCGATCCAGGGCCGCGCCGATCAGATCCGCGCCGAGATCGAGTCGACCGACTCCGACTACGACCGCGAGAAGCTCCAAGAGCGGCTCGCGAAGATCGCCGGCGGTGTCGCCCAGATTAAGGTGGGCGCCTCGACCGAGAGCGAGATGAAGGAACGCAAGGACCTATTCGACGACGCCCGCGCCGCCACGCACGCGGCCCTCGAAGAGGGGATCGTCCCCGGCGGTGGCGTCGCGCTGCTCCGCAGCGAGAAGGCGCTCGCCAAGCTCGGCCTCGAGGGCGACGAGTCGCTCGGCGCCACGATCGTGAAGAACGTGCTGAGCTACCCGCTCTCCTGCATCGCCGAGAACGCCGGCGTCGACGGCGCCGTGGTCGTGAACCGCGTGCGCCAGCTCAAGGGCAAGACCGAGGGTTACAACGCGGACAAGGACGACTACGTCGACCTGGTCGCCGCGGGCGTGATCGACCCGGCGAAGGTGGTGCGGACCTCGCTGCAGAACGCGGCGAGCGTCGCGGCCCTGCTGCTCACGACCGAGTCGCTCGTCACCGAGATCCCGTCGGAAGAGGAAGAGGCCGCCGGCGGCCACGACCACGACCACGGAATGGGTGGCATGGGCGGAATGGGCGGCGGCATGCCCGGCATGGGGGGTATGCCCGGAATGGGCGGCATGCCCGGCATGATGTGATAAGAGTTGCGAGTTGTGAGTTGCGAGGCGCGAGTTGAACGTAGCCTGGCAAGAACTCGTAACTCGCGATTCACAACTCGCAACGACTGAATCATTCGCTTCACCGAAGCAAACAATACAAAACAAGAGAGACTCAAATGGCTAAAGGCATCAATCTCCGTCCGCTGGACGATCGTGTTGTTGTGGCTCCGCTCGAGGCGGAGGAGGTCACCGCGGGCGGCATCGTGCTGCCGGACTCGGCCCGTGAGAAGCCGCAGCGTGGCAAGGTCGTCGCCGTCGGGCAGGGCAAGCTGCTCGACTCGGGCGAACGCGGCTCGCTGTCGATCGGCCTCGGCGACGAGGTCATCTACGGCAAGTACGGCGGCGCCGAAGTGGAAGTCGATGGCGACGAGTACAAGATCCTCCGCGAGTCGGACATCCTGGCGAAGGTGACGGGCTGACGCCTCAAGTCCCCTCCCCCTTCGGGGGAGGGCTAGGGTGGGGGCGACCCGGGTACCCGCTTCACCCCCACCCCACCCTCCCCCAAAGGGGAGGGAGCTCTGACCGGCCTTTCGATCAAAACCACAAGCTCACCAGCCCGTCCCCGGCTGACATCAAACAGGAGCCAATCATGGCCAAACAACTCATGTTCGACGACGCCGCCCGGGCGAAGGTGATCGCCGGCGTCGACAAGCTCGCGGACGCGGTGGCGGTCACGATGGGCCCCACCGGCCGCAACGTCATCATCAACAAGTCGTTCGGCGGCCCCACGGTCACCAAGGACGGCGTCACGGTCTCCAAGGAGATCGAGCTCGAAGACCCCTTCGAGAACATGGGCGCGAAGCTCGTCCACGAGGTGGCCGACAAGACGTCCAAGTTCGCCGGCGACGGCACGACGACCGCCACGGTCCTCGCCCGCGCCATCCTGAAAGAGGGCGCCCGCAACATCGTCGCGGGCAGCAACCCGACGGCTGTGCGTCGCGGCATCGACAAGGCGGCCCAGGCCGTCTGCGATCACCTCGACTCGGTCTCGAAGGCCGTGAGCAGCAAGGAAGAGATCGCCCAGGTCGGCGCCATCAGCGCCAACAACGACCGCGTGATCGGTGACCTGCTCGCCGACGCGATGGAGAAGGTCGGCAAGGACGGCGTCATCACCGTCGAAGAGGGCAAGACGACCGAGACCACGCTCGAGTTCGTCGAGGGCATGCAGTTCGATAAGGGCTACCTGTCGCCCTACTTCATCAGCGACCAAGCGACCATGGAGGCCGTCCTCGAGGACGCCTACCTGCTCATCTTCGAGAAGAAGATCAGCAATCTCCGCGAGCTCCTCCCGGTGCTCGAAGCGGCCAGTCAGAAGGGCAAGCCGCTGATGATCGTCGCCGAGGACGTCGAGGGTGAGGCCCTCGCCGCGCTGGTCGTCAACAAGCTCC
It encodes the following:
- the groL gene encoding 60 kDa chaperonin, with amino-acid sequence MVYDDDARKPLAAGVEKLARAVKSTLGPRGRNAVLDKGWGSPKVTKDGVTVAEDIDLDDPFENLGAQLVKEAASKTNDVAGDGTTTATVLAEGIFREGLKMLAAGADPMALSRGISKAVEAVGAAVLKLADPIEVKNKKQLQHIATIAGNNDPTIGAVLADAFAKVGKDGVITVEEGRGAETTVEVVEGMQFDRGYLSPHFVTDEDDMEAVLENALVLVFEEKISSAKLLVPVLEAVSKSGKPLLIIAEDIEGEALATLVVNKLRGIVNVCAVKAPGYGDRRKAMLGDIATLTGGSAIFKDLGIKLDAVQLTDLGKAKKVIVGSGNTTIVGGGGGKDAIQGRADQIRAEIESTDSDYDREKLQERLAKIAGGVAQIKVGASTESEMKERKDLFDDARAATHAALEEGIVPGGGVALLRSEKALAKLGLEGDESLGATIVKNVLSYPLSCIAENAGVDGAVVVNRVRQLKGKTEGYNADKDDYVDLVAAGVIDPAKVVRTSLQNAASVAALLLTTESLVTEIPSEEEEAAGGHDHDHGMGGMGGMGGGMPGMGGMPGMGGMPGMM
- the groS_2 gene encoding 10 kDa chaperonin, giving the protein MAKGINLRPLDDRVVVAPLEAEEVTAGGIVLPDSAREKPQRGKVVAVGQGKLLDSGERGSLSIGLGDEVIYGKYGGAEVEVDGDEYKILRESDILAKVTG